Proteins encoded together in one Bos indicus isolate NIAB-ARS_2022 breed Sahiwal x Tharparkar chromosome 25, NIAB-ARS_B.indTharparkar_mat_pri_1.0, whole genome shotgun sequence window:
- the ZFAND2A gene encoding AN1-type zinc finger protein 2A — protein MEFPDLGKHCSEKTCKQLDFLPLKCDACKQDFCKDHFTYAAHKCPLGFTKDVRVPVCPLCNSPVPVKRGEIPDVVVGAHMDGDCRRPPGQETVKVFTFRCSREGCRRREMLRVACEECRGSFCLQHRHPLDHGCARRGPPGSLAGCLEPRPSGASREGLGSWLARHFRFKVK, from the exons ATGGAGTTCCCTGATTTGGGGAAGCACTGTTCAGAAAAAACATGCAAGCAGCTAG atttccttccattAAAATGTGATGCGTGTAAACAAGATTTCTGTAAAGATCATTTCACCTATGCTGCACATAAGTGTCCCCTTGGATTCACCAAG GATGTCCGGGTCCCGGTGTGCCCACTCTGTAACAGCCCCGTCCCAGTGAAACGGGGGGAGATCCCCGATGTGGTGGTCGGTGCGCACATGGATGGAGACTGTCGGCGTCCCCCCGGGCAGGAGACGGTGAAG GTGTTTACGTTCCGCTGCTCCAGGGAGGGCTGCAGGAGGAGAGAGATGCTGCGGGTGGCGTGTGAGGAGTGCCGCGGCAGCTTCTGCCTCCAGCACAGACACCCTCTGGACCACGGCTGCGCCCGCAGGGGCCCTCCCGGCAGCTTAGCCGG GTGCTTGGAACCCAGGCCGTCGGGGGCTTCCCGCGAGGGGCTGGGCAGCTGGCTGGCCCGGCACTTCAG gtTCAAAGTAAAGTGA